The Azospirillum baldaniorum genome contains a region encoding:
- a CDS encoding mitofilin family membrane protein: MTSRPGSEHEADPNGHTPSDQNQTPQNQMADQNQVSGGPAVERIIERFGGIRPMAHKLDIPVTTVQGWKKRGAIPLARHADLRASAAKHRIKLSEADLEAATPNEDRNAPDAAGSVMPLPPDAAVIAPPATLPGSSEPFKTESVKTESNRTEDTLPGADTLPGGGPVPATDLPPSILPPVADTLPGAADTLPGGDVKAETIRGEEIRSEEVKAEETRIEEAKADSVAADSFKADPFKTDTIKSETPPPVEPPAYTASSYEPPRYEAPREERKSGAGFATAVSLIALLVGAAALSQPWWGPRVPGWPTAGGPATGPAATAPAPQPDPALRNQIQQLSERLAKLEQRPAAPAEGNAAAAGIDQQTLDNAVGQLTARIQQLEERPQAAASAAPAEPDPRIAQLTEQLGQVQQRVDAVGSEAQAAGQIRQDVDALKQELAAVNQVVETRRDAATAAQTLVLAAGQLRSALAAGQPFQQELQAVRAVASGDAQVTQPLEAVAGYAAKGVPTQPQLTDRFSAMASDIVRADNQGEGNDWVEQVTGKIATLVTVRRSGGDAVGDGASAVVARAEAALQAGNLGGAVNELAALKGPAAQVAAPWIADAKARLAANEAGQQLTNRAIGLLSQSAGVKGAAQ, encoded by the coding sequence ATGACCTCTCGCCCAGGCTCCGAACACGAGGCTGACCCGAACGGCCACACGCCGTCCGACCAGAACCAGACGCCCCAGAACCAGATGGCCGACCAGAACCAAGTGTCCGGCGGCCCCGCCGTCGAACGCATCATCGAACGCTTCGGCGGCATCCGCCCCATGGCCCACAAGCTGGACATCCCGGTCACCACGGTGCAGGGCTGGAAGAAGCGCGGCGCCATTCCGCTGGCCCGCCACGCCGACCTCCGCGCCTCCGCCGCCAAGCACCGGATCAAGCTGAGCGAAGCCGACCTGGAAGCCGCCACACCGAACGAGGACCGCAACGCTCCCGACGCCGCCGGCTCGGTGATGCCGCTGCCGCCGGACGCCGCGGTCATCGCGCCGCCAGCCACCCTCCCCGGGAGCAGCGAGCCGTTCAAGACCGAGTCCGTAAAAACCGAGTCCAACAGGACTGAGGATACCCTTCCGGGCGCCGACACGCTGCCGGGCGGTGGCCCGGTGCCGGCCACCGACCTGCCGCCCTCCATCCTGCCGCCCGTCGCGGACACCCTGCCGGGCGCCGCCGACACGCTGCCCGGCGGCGACGTGAAGGCCGAGACGATCAGGGGCGAGGAGATCCGCTCCGAAGAGGTCAAGGCCGAGGAAACCCGGATCGAGGAGGCCAAGGCCGACTCGGTCGCTGCCGATTCCTTCAAGGCCGACCCCTTCAAGACCGATACGATCAAGAGCGAGACGCCGCCGCCGGTGGAGCCCCCCGCCTACACCGCCTCCTCCTATGAGCCGCCGCGCTACGAGGCGCCGCGCGAGGAGCGCAAGTCCGGCGCCGGTTTCGCCACCGCCGTCTCGCTGATCGCCCTGCTGGTCGGCGCCGCCGCCCTGTCGCAGCCCTGGTGGGGCCCGCGCGTTCCCGGCTGGCCCACCGCCGGCGGTCCCGCGACCGGTCCGGCCGCCACGGCGCCCGCGCCGCAGCCCGACCCGGCCCTGCGCAACCAGATCCAGCAGCTGTCCGAGCGCCTTGCCAAGCTGGAGCAGCGCCCCGCCGCCCCGGCCGAGGGCAACGCCGCCGCCGCCGGCATCGACCAGCAGACGCTGGACAACGCCGTCGGCCAGCTCACCGCCCGCATCCAGCAGCTTGAGGAGCGTCCGCAGGCCGCCGCCTCCGCCGCCCCGGCCGAGCCCGACCCGCGCATCGCCCAACTGACCGAGCAGCTCGGTCAGGTCCAGCAGCGCGTCGACGCGGTGGGCAGCGAGGCCCAGGCCGCCGGGCAGATCCGCCAGGATGTGGACGCGCTGAAGCAGGAGCTGGCCGCCGTCAACCAAGTGGTGGAGACCCGCCGCGACGCCGCCACCGCCGCCCAGACGCTGGTGCTCGCCGCCGGGCAGCTCCGCTCCGCCCTGGCCGCCGGGCAGCCGTTCCAGCAGGAACTCCAGGCCGTCCGCGCCGTGGCGTCGGGCGACGCCCAGGTGACGCAGCCGCTGGAGGCCGTGGCCGGCTACGCCGCCAAGGGCGTGCCGACGCAGCCGCAGCTCACCGACCGCTTCTCCGCCATGGCGTCCGACATCGTGCGCGCCGACAACCAGGGCGAGGGCAACGACTGGGTGGAGCAGGTCACCGGCAAGATCGCCACGCTGGTCACCGTCCGCCGCTCGGGCGGCGACGCGGTCGGCGACGGCGCCTCGGCGGTGGTCGCCCGCGCCGAGGCCGCGCTGCAGGCCGGCAATCTCGGCGGCGCGGTCAACGAGCTGGCCGCCCTGAAGGGCCCGGCGGCGCAGGTCGCCGCCCCGTGGATCGCCGACGCCAAGGCCCGTCTGGCCGCCAACGAGGCCGGCCAGCAGCTCACCAACCGCGCCATCGGCCTGCTGTCGCAGTCCGCCGGGGTCAAGGGAGCGGCCCAATGA
- a CDS encoding heme biosynthesis protein HemY, with amino-acid sequence MTRAIWFIIKVAIVVAIAVWLANHPGTLAINWQGYVVETGIGIAILIGVAALAAGIVLYRLARAILGAPRNFGRYRRSRRRERGYQALTRGMVAVAAGDATTARKMARKADGLLNEPPLTMLLSAQAAQLQGDDRAAKEYFTAMLDRPETAFLGLRGLLTQSLKAGDRVEALQLARRAQSLQPNTPWLLGTLYDLEARSGEWAAAEGTLQQAVQAGAINPDDGRRHRATLLLERSFEAERRGRSDSALSHAQAAHDLLSGFVPAAARAARLQMAIGKHKNAAKTIERCWRVNPHPDLTSAYREVVSSYDPMTRVKLFEKLRNHAPNDVESLLAVARAALDAQLWGEARAHLTKALEMRPSRRVFQLLAELERAERQDEEAARAWLAQAANAPADAAWTCTACNAVSPSWGGLCGHCGAFDSLEWKTPTVSMSLMSPESAPTAIAHHATEPVTGQPGVAPGGQIAPQGAT; translated from the coding sequence ATGACACGCGCCATCTGGTTCATCATCAAGGTCGCCATCGTCGTCGCGATCGCGGTCTGGCTGGCCAACCATCCCGGCACCCTCGCCATCAACTGGCAGGGCTACGTCGTCGAGACCGGCATCGGCATCGCCATCCTGATCGGCGTGGCGGCCCTGGCGGCGGGCATCGTCCTGTACCGGCTGGCCCGCGCCATCCTGGGCGCGCCGCGCAACTTCGGCCGTTACCGCCGGTCGCGCCGGCGCGAGCGCGGCTATCAGGCGCTGACCCGCGGCATGGTCGCCGTCGCCGCCGGCGACGCGACGACGGCCCGCAAGATGGCGCGCAAGGCCGACGGGCTGCTCAACGAGCCGCCGCTGACCATGCTGCTGTCGGCCCAGGCCGCCCAGCTCCAGGGCGACGACCGTGCGGCGAAGGAATACTTCACCGCCATGCTCGACCGGCCGGAGACCGCCTTCCTCGGCCTGCGCGGCCTGCTGACGCAGTCGCTGAAGGCCGGTGACCGGGTGGAGGCGCTGCAACTCGCCCGCCGCGCCCAGTCGCTTCAGCCCAACACGCCCTGGCTGCTCGGCACGCTGTACGACCTGGAAGCCCGTTCGGGCGAATGGGCGGCGGCGGAAGGCACGCTGCAGCAGGCCGTCCAGGCCGGCGCCATCAACCCCGACGACGGCCGCCGCCACCGCGCCACCCTGCTTCTGGAGCGCAGCTTCGAGGCGGAGCGCCGCGGCCGGTCCGACTCGGCCCTCTCGCACGCCCAGGCGGCGCACGACCTGCTGTCCGGCTTCGTCCCGGCGGCGGCCCGTGCGGCCCGGCTGCAGATGGCCATCGGCAAGCACAAGAACGCCGCCAAGACCATCGAGCGCTGCTGGCGCGTCAACCCGCACCCGGACCTGACCTCGGCCTACCGCGAGGTGGTCTCCAGCTACGACCCGATGACCCGGGTCAAGCTGTTCGAGAAGCTGCGCAACCACGCCCCCAACGACGTCGAGTCGCTGCTCGCCGTGGCCCGCGCCGCCCTCGACGCCCAGCTGTGGGGCGAGGCCCGCGCCCATCTGACCAAGGCGCTGGAAATGCGGCCCTCCCGCCGCGTCTTCCAGCTCCTGGCCGAGCTGGAGCGGGCGGAGCGGCAGGACGAGGAGGCGGCCCGCGCCTGGCTGGCCCAGGCGGCCAACGCCCCGGCGGACGCGGCCTGGACCTGCACCGCCTGCAACGCGGTCAGCCCGAGCTGGGGCGGCCTGTGCGGCCATTGCGGCGCCTTCGACAGTCTGGAATGGAAGACCCCGACCGTCAGCATGTCGCTGATGAGCCCGGAGTCCGCTCCGACGGCCATCGCCCATCATGCGACGGAGCCGGTCACCGGCCAGCCGGGCGTCGCGCCGGGAGGCCAGATCGCTCCCCAGGGAGCGACCTGA
- a CDS encoding YciI family protein, which yields MLYMFHCTDKAGAAQVRTDNRPAHLAYLEAHADRLFAAGPLLSDDGQGMAGSLLIVECADEAAAKDFAANDPYAQAGLFESVEIRAWRRVYPKS from the coding sequence ATGCTCTACATGTTCCATTGCACCGACAAGGCCGGCGCCGCCCAGGTGCGGACCGACAACCGCCCCGCCCATCTGGCCTATCTGGAAGCGCACGCCGACCGCCTGTTCGCCGCCGGCCCGCTGCTGTCCGACGACGGCCAGGGCATGGCCGGCAGCCTGCTGATCGTGGAGTGCGCCGACGAGGCCGCGGCGAAGGACTTTGCCGCCAACGACCCCTACGCCCAGGCCGGGCTGTTCGAGAGCGTGGAGATCCGGGCGTGGCGCCGGGTCTACCCGAAGTCCTGA
- a CDS encoding EVE domain-containing protein: MARWLLKSEPFKYSWERMIADGTTHWDGVRNHQASNNLKAMKIGDRAFFYHSNEGLEVVGVVEIAREYYPDPSDEAGRFGMVDVRALLPVKTPVTLKTMKADPLLQGMALVKQSRLSVCPVSDAEWAHVCALAGIEA, translated from the coding sequence ATGGCCCGCTGGCTTCTGAAGTCGGAGCCCTTCAAATATTCGTGGGAGCGCATGATCGCCGACGGCACCACCCATTGGGACGGCGTGCGCAACCATCAGGCGTCGAACAACCTGAAGGCCATGAAGATCGGCGACCGCGCCTTCTTCTACCACTCGAACGAGGGGCTGGAGGTGGTCGGCGTCGTCGAGATCGCGCGGGAGTACTACCCGGACCCGAGCGACGAGGCGGGGCGCTTCGGCATGGTCGACGTGCGGGCGCTGCTGCCCGTGAAGACACCGGTCACGCTGAAGACGATGAAGGCCGACCCGCTGCTTCAGGGCATGGCCCTGGTCAAGCAGTCGCGCCTGTCGGTCTGTCCGGTGTCGGACGCCGAATGGGCGCATGTCTGCGCGCTGGCCGGGATCGAGGCGTGA
- the acs gene encoding acetate--CoA ligase has product MSDNSFFPVKQEIAKTAYVDEAAYARLYEQSINDPEAFWGEQGKRIDWIKPYSKVKDVSYTGDVHIKWFYDGTLNVSANCVDRHLATRGDQTAIIFEGDDPGVSKHITYKELHEQVCRLANVLKKNGVKKGDRVTIYLPMIPEAAYAMLACARVGAIHSIVFGGFSPDSLKDRIVDCDSHFVITSDEGLRGGRKVPLKANADKAVAAAPGVKHVLVVKHTGGNVAWTEGRDLWYHEEIASVSADCPPEEMSAEDPLFILYTSGSTGKPKGVLHTTGGYLVYASMTHQYVFDYKDGEVYWCTADVGWVTGHSYIVYGPLANGATTLMFEGVPTYPDISRFWQVVDKHKVNIFYTAPTAIRSLMREGEGPVKKTSRSSLRILGSVGEPINPEAWLWYYNVVGDGRCPIVDTWWQTETGGILITPLPGAIGQKPGSATKPFFGVKPVVVDNDGKELEGETEGNLCIADSWPGQMRTVFGDHERFVQTYFSTFAGYYFTGDGCRRDADGYYWITGRVDDVINVSGHRMGTAEVESALVAHPKVAEAAVVGYPHDLKGQGIYAYVTLNAGESPTEELRKELVAWVRKEIGPIASPDLIQWSPGLPKTRSGKIMRRILRKIAANEHDSLGDTSTLADPTVVTDLIENRMNNA; this is encoded by the coding sequence ATGTCCGACAATTCGTTTTTTCCTGTTAAGCAGGAAATCGCCAAGACCGCTTACGTGGACGAAGCCGCCTACGCCCGCCTTTACGAGCAATCCATCAACGATCCGGAAGCCTTCTGGGGCGAGCAGGGCAAGCGCATCGACTGGATCAAGCCCTACAGCAAGGTGAAGGACGTCAGCTACACCGGCGATGTCCACATCAAGTGGTTCTACGACGGCACGCTGAACGTGTCCGCCAACTGCGTCGACCGCCACCTCGCGACGCGCGGCGACCAGACCGCCATCATCTTCGAAGGCGACGATCCGGGCGTTTCCAAGCACATCACCTACAAGGAACTGCACGAGCAGGTCTGCCGCCTCGCCAACGTCCTGAAGAAGAACGGCGTCAAGAAGGGCGACCGGGTCACCATCTACCTGCCGATGATCCCCGAGGCCGCCTACGCCATGCTGGCCTGCGCGCGCGTCGGCGCCATCCACTCCATCGTGTTCGGCGGCTTCTCGCCGGACAGCCTGAAGGACCGTATCGTCGACTGCGACAGCCACTTCGTCATCACCTCCGACGAGGGTCTGCGCGGCGGCCGCAAGGTTCCGCTGAAGGCGAACGCCGACAAGGCCGTCGCCGCGGCGCCGGGCGTCAAACATGTGCTGGTCGTCAAGCACACCGGCGGCAACGTCGCCTGGACCGAGGGCCGCGACCTCTGGTACCACGAGGAGATCGCGTCGGTGTCCGCCGACTGCCCGCCGGAGGAGATGAGCGCGGAGGACCCGTTGTTCATCCTCTACACCTCGGGTTCGACCGGCAAGCCGAAGGGCGTGCTGCACACCACCGGCGGCTATCTCGTCTACGCGTCGATGACCCACCAGTACGTCTTCGACTACAAGGACGGCGAGGTCTACTGGTGCACGGCGGACGTGGGCTGGGTCACCGGCCACAGCTACATCGTCTACGGCCCGCTGGCCAACGGCGCGACCACGCTGATGTTCGAAGGCGTGCCGACCTATCCGGACATCTCCCGCTTCTGGCAGGTGGTGGACAAGCACAAGGTCAACATCTTCTACACCGCCCCGACCGCCATCCGCTCGCTGATGCGCGAGGGTGAGGGTCCGGTGAAGAAGACCTCCCGCTCCTCGCTGCGCATCCTGGGTTCGGTGGGCGAGCCGATCAACCCGGAAGCCTGGCTGTGGTACTACAACGTCGTCGGCGACGGCCGTTGCCCGATCGTGGACACCTGGTGGCAGACCGAGACCGGCGGCATCCTGATCACCCCGCTGCCGGGTGCCATCGGCCAGAAGCCGGGTTCGGCGACCAAGCCCTTCTTCGGCGTCAAGCCGGTTGTCGTGGACAACGACGGCAAGGAGCTGGAGGGCGAGACGGAAGGCAACCTGTGCATCGCCGACAGCTGGCCGGGCCAGATGCGCACGGTGTTCGGCGACCACGAGCGCTTCGTCCAGACCTACTTCTCGACCTTCGCGGGCTACTACTTCACCGGTGACGGCTGCCGCCGCGACGCGGACGGCTATTACTGGATCACCGGCCGCGTGGACGACGTGATCAACGTGTCCGGCCACCGCATGGGCACGGCGGAAGTGGAAAGCGCGCTGGTCGCCCACCCGAAGGTCGCCGAGGCCGCCGTCGTCGGCTACCCGCACGACCTCAAGGGCCAGGGCATCTACGCCTACGTCACGCTCAACGCCGGGGAAAGCCCGACCGAGGAGCTGCGCAAGGAGCTGGTGGCCTGGGTGCGCAAGGAGATCGGCCCGATCGCCTCGCCGGACCTGATCCAGTGGTCGCCGGGCCTGCCGAAGACCCGTTCGGGCAAGATCATGCGCCGCATCCTGCGCAAGATCGCCGCGAACGAGCACGACAGCCTGGGCGACACCTCGACGCTGGCCGATCCGACCGTCGTGACCGACCTGATCGAGAACCGCATGAACAACGCCTGA
- a CDS encoding thermonuclease family protein, which yields MGSLKSITPCPPRSAGIWLALLSTLLAGTVQAAPPALPGPIPAEVLEVLDGDTLLVRATIWLGQVVETHVRVDGLDAPEMRARCPRERELAETARDHARRLIGAAPVRLLDVQPDKYGGRVRARVLTGGGADLSAALIEAGLGRPYHGERRQPWCDGTGMG from the coding sequence ATGGGATCGCTCAAGTCCATCACCCCATGCCCGCCCCGCTCCGCCGGGATATGGCTGGCACTTCTCTCCACATTGCTGGCCGGCACCGTCCAGGCCGCTCCGCCCGCCCTGCCCGGCCCGATCCCGGCGGAGGTGCTGGAGGTTCTGGACGGCGACACGCTGCTGGTGCGCGCCACCATCTGGCTGGGGCAGGTGGTGGAAACCCATGTCCGCGTCGACGGGCTGGACGCGCCGGAGATGCGGGCCCGCTGCCCCCGGGAGCGGGAACTGGCGGAGACCGCCCGTGACCACGCGCGCCGTCTGATCGGGGCCGCCCCGGTGCGGCTGCTCGACGTCCAGCCCGACAAATATGGCGGGCGGGTGCGCGCCCGCGTGCTGACCGGCGGAGGCGCCGACCTGTCGGCCGCGCTGATCGAAGCGGGACTCGGCCGCCCCTATCACGGCGAACGGCGCCAGCCCTGGTGCGACGGGACGGGCATGGGCTAA
- a CDS encoding succinate dehydrogenase assembly factor 4, which produces MTETKTTGPAPEDAVNPASPATKADEARTPDAKAGEGAKGPEQMPGEIGGPQGPEPTRFGDWEFKGRCSDF; this is translated from the coding sequence ATGACCGAGACGAAGACCACCGGACCGGCACCGGAAGACGCCGTGAACCCCGCCTCCCCGGCGACGAAAGCGGACGAGGCCCGAACCCCGGACGCCAAGGCCGGAGAGGGGGCGAAGGGACCCGAGCAGATGCCCGGCGAGATCGGCGGTCCGCAGGGACCGGAGCCGACCCGCTTTGGCGATTGGGAGTTCAAGGGCCGCTGCTCGGACTTCTAA
- the htpX gene encoding zinc metalloprotease HtpX translates to MTSYVKTTILLAGLTALFMGIGYLIGGKGGMMIAFVMALGMNLFSYWNSGDMVLSMYGAREVDAYTAPEYYGIVQQLAERAGLPMPRVYIMENDQPNAFATGRNPENAAVAATTGLLRLLSPEEIAGVMAHELAHVKNRDTLIMTITATIAGAISMLANFGMFFGASQGNSQNGQGGNPLGLIGGILVAVLAPFAAMIVQMAISRTREYEADRIGAEICGRPLWLADALTRIHNYAHQIPNYAAESNPATAHLFIANPLHGRSLDSLFSTHPNMEERVRRLRGMAGPSFMPRSPWG, encoded by the coding sequence ATGACCAGCTATGTGAAGACCACCATCCTTCTCGCCGGCCTGACCGCCCTGTTCATGGGCATCGGCTATCTGATCGGCGGCAAGGGCGGCATGATGATCGCCTTCGTCATGGCACTGGGCATGAACCTGTTCAGCTACTGGAACTCCGGCGACATGGTGCTGTCCATGTACGGCGCGCGGGAGGTCGACGCCTACACCGCCCCCGAATATTACGGCATCGTCCAGCAGCTGGCCGAGCGCGCCGGCCTGCCGATGCCGCGCGTCTACATCATGGAGAACGACCAGCCCAACGCCTTCGCCACCGGGCGCAACCCGGAGAACGCCGCGGTCGCCGCCACCACCGGCCTGCTGCGCCTGCTGAGCCCGGAGGAGATCGCCGGCGTCATGGCCCATGAGCTGGCCCATGTGAAGAACCGCGACACGCTGATCATGACGATCACCGCGACCATCGCGGGCGCCATCTCCATGCTCGCCAACTTCGGCATGTTCTTCGGCGCGTCGCAGGGCAACAGCCAGAACGGGCAGGGCGGCAACCCTCTGGGGCTGATCGGCGGCATCCTGGTTGCCGTCCTGGCCCCCTTCGCCGCGATGATCGTCCAGATGGCGATCAGCCGCACCCGCGAGTACGAGGCCGACCGCATCGGCGCGGAGATCTGCGGGCGCCCGCTGTGGCTGGCCGACGCGCTGACCCGCATCCACAACTACGCCCACCAGATCCCCAATTACGCGGCGGAATCCAACCCGGCCACGGCGCATCTGTTCATCGCCAACCCGCTGCACGGGCGCAGCCTCGACAGCCTGTTCTCCACCCATCCGAACATGGAGGAACGGGTCCGCCGCCTGCGCGGCATGGCCGGCCCCTCCTTCATGCCGCGCAGCCCCTGGGGGTGA
- a CDS encoding exopolyphosphatase, with product MSDVTKYRLVTRSDFDGLVCAVLLKELGILDEIKFVHPKDMQDGKVEISDRDITTNLPYVPGVHLAFDHHLSETIRVGKRDNHIIEADAPSAARVVYNYYGGKERFPTISDAMMAAVDQADSAQYGIEDILKPQGWALLNFIMDARTGLGRFRDFRISNYQLMMELIDYCRSHGIDEILALPDVKERVDLYTEHEAKFSDQLARCSTIRGNVVVIDLRREETIYAGNRFMIYAMYPEANVSIHVLWGLKQQNTVLACGKSIINRSSKTNIGPLMLEYGGGGHEAAGTCQVDNDKAEAVLEEIVGRMRADG from the coding sequence ATGTCCGACGTCACGAAATACCGCCTCGTCACCCGGTCCGATTTCGACGGGCTGGTCTGCGCCGTGCTCCTGAAGGAGCTGGGCATCCTCGACGAGATCAAGTTCGTGCATCCCAAGGACATGCAGGACGGCAAGGTCGAGATTTCCGACCGCGACATCACCACCAATCTGCCCTATGTGCCCGGCGTCCATCTCGCCTTCGACCACCATCTGTCGGAGACGATCCGCGTCGGCAAGCGCGACAACCACATCATCGAGGCCGACGCCCCCTCCGCCGCCCGCGTCGTCTACAATTACTACGGCGGCAAGGAGCGCTTCCCGACCATCTCCGACGCGATGATGGCCGCGGTCGATCAGGCCGACTCCGCCCAGTACGGCATTGAGGACATCCTGAAGCCGCAGGGTTGGGCGCTGCTGAACTTCATCATGGACGCGCGGACCGGCCTCGGCCGCTTCCGCGATTTCCGCATCTCCAACTATCAGCTGATGATGGAGCTGATCGACTATTGCCGCAGCCACGGCATCGACGAGATCCTCGCCCTGCCCGACGTGAAGGAGCGGGTGGACCTCTACACCGAGCATGAGGCGAAGTTCTCCGACCAGCTCGCCCGCTGCAGCACGATCCGCGGCAACGTCGTGGTCATCGACCTGCGGCGGGAGGAAACCATCTACGCCGGCAACCGCTTCATGATCTACGCGATGTATCCGGAAGCGAACGTGTCGATCCACGTCCTGTGGGGTCTGAAGCAGCAGAACACGGTGCTGGCCTGCGGCAAGTCGATCATCAACCGCAGCTCCAAGACCAACATCGGCCCGCTGATGCTGGAATACGGCGGTGGCGGGCACGAGGCGGCGGGCACCTGCCAAGTGGACAACGACAAGGCCGAAGCGGTGCTGGAGGAGATCGTCGGGCGCATGCGCGCCGACGGCTGA
- a CDS encoding RsmB/NOP family class I SAM-dependent RNA methyltransferase, with translation MSDASLAARSAALDLLRDVLRKSIPFDDAFDAHPELRALDPRDRGFVRLLTATVLRRLGQIDALIQGSLAKPGLPKATVHDILRLGAAQLVFLGTPAHAAVDTAVELAAARGAEPYKGLINAVLRRIGREGAELAAQQDAGRLNTPDWLWLAWRQAYGIGRTRGIVEAHLHEAPLDITVKADPAVWAERLEAKLLPTGTLRRAAGGNLTELPGFAEGAWWVQDLAASLPAKLFGDLAGKRVYDLCAAPGGKTAQLVAQGAEVTAVDRSAKRLERVRENLARLNLSAEVLATDAATWTPDQPADAVLLDAPCSATGAIRRHPDILRVKTPEDIGKLAKAQSRLLAHAVELVKPGGTLVYCTCSIQPEEGEAQIDRILARDKRVERLPITPVDLGGGHAGDGNLAELINERGEVRSLPGMLGDLGGIDGFFVARLRRLHD, from the coding sequence ATGTCCGACGCCTCCCTTGCCGCGCGCTCCGCCGCGCTCGACCTGCTGCGCGATGTGCTGCGCAAGTCCATTCCCTTCGACGATGCGTTCGACGCGCATCCGGAGTTGCGCGCGCTCGACCCGCGCGACCGCGGCTTCGTGCGGCTGCTGACCGCCACGGTGCTGCGCCGGCTCGGCCAGATCGACGCGCTGATCCAGGGCAGCCTCGCCAAGCCGGGCCTGCCCAAGGCCACCGTGCACGACATCCTGCGGCTGGGCGCGGCCCAGCTCGTCTTCCTCGGCACGCCCGCCCACGCCGCCGTCGACACGGCGGTGGAGCTGGCCGCGGCCAGGGGGGCTGAACCCTACAAGGGCCTGATCAACGCCGTCCTGCGCCGCATCGGCCGCGAGGGGGCGGAGCTGGCCGCCCAGCAGGACGCCGGGCGCCTGAACACGCCGGACTGGCTGTGGCTCGCCTGGCGGCAGGCCTACGGCATCGGCCGCACCCGCGGCATCGTCGAGGCGCATCTGCACGAGGCGCCGCTGGACATCACCGTCAAGGCCGATCCCGCGGTGTGGGCCGAGCGGCTGGAGGCCAAGCTGCTGCCCACCGGCACGCTGCGCCGCGCCGCCGGCGGCAACCTGACGGAGCTGCCGGGCTTCGCCGAGGGCGCCTGGTGGGTGCAGGACCTCGCCGCCTCGCTGCCGGCCAAGCTGTTCGGTGATCTGGCGGGCAAGCGCGTCTACGACCTGTGCGCGGCGCCCGGCGGCAAGACCGCGCAGCTCGTCGCGCAGGGCGCTGAGGTGACGGCGGTCGACCGCTCCGCCAAGCGGCTGGAGCGGGTGCGGGAGAATCTGGCCCGCCTCAACCTGTCGGCGGAGGTGCTGGCGACCGACGCCGCCACCTGGACCCCCGACCAGCCCGCCGACGCGGTGCTGCTCGACGCCCCCTGCTCGGCCACCGGGGCGATCCGCCGCCATCCCGACATCCTGCGCGTCAAGACGCCGGAGGACATCGGCAAGCTGGCCAAGGCGCAGAGCCGTCTGCTGGCCCATGCCGTCGAACTGGTGAAGCCGGGCGGAACGCTGGTCTACTGCACCTGCTCCATCCAGCCGGAGGAGGGCGAGGCGCAGATCGACCGCATCCTGGCCCGCGACAAGCGGGTCGAACGCCTGCCCATCACACCGGTTGATCTGGGTGGCGGCCATGCGGGGGATGGCAATTTGGCCGAGTTGATCAACGAGCGTGGTGAGGTACGATCCCTGCCGGGCATGCTCGGGGACCTCGGCGGCATCGACGGGTTCTTCGTGGCACGGCTGCGACGGTTGCACGATTAG